Proteins encoded together in one Vitis vinifera cultivar Pinot Noir 40024 chromosome 4, ASM3070453v1 window:
- the LOC100852811 gene encoding protein ANTI-SILENCING 1 translates to MTHLTEVDKVEDCDFKWGKKRGVGGKRKEVQFYESFTYNGVEYSLYDCVYLYKEGEPEPYIGKLIKIWEYPDKEKKIKVLWFFHPSEILKWLGDGETIKNELFLASGEGVGLANVNPLEAIAGKCNVVCISKDSRNPQPSNEELQMADHVFYRTFDVGNCTILDKIDDKIAGVEVEFIFNRRVCQNSNEVPKMDSNRKEDIGRVVASSETLQLPEQNSSGEDKDLKIDGNSKDALANENVDVKVSLVEHKSSLGGKHASDADMVLDNMTNISVERENIVGDGSKLQVDSVKYDDKVGKVLVNQVEVEEKVKSTRDSGLLDSRPSKRAKVSSSTELSEDRNNRSLQKSNIDSHVKEMKASVSTVTTTKDKTKLDLVKDSPSLEKEASKKLKSYEKMTKLSNGNLIKAFARRSPSVDTKIEGQIMEVTRRPNADRSRWFRGLPWEERMQTAHQQGTLVLLQNLDPAYTSAEVEDIVWHGFKESCTARMIQHTAISSPHSGQAFVIFKTRDAAVSAIRKLEEGCLLLSNGRPLVGSFGTPCFPGKQSTFVGHLSIDKVKVQMQREMKQAVSTSHCSQPNTIEYEMAMDWCLQQERSDSCWKKLYKRQGDELRKLKASLKSK, encoded by the exons ATGACTCATTTGACAGAAGTGGACAAAGTGGAGGACTGTGATTTTAAGTGGGGCAAAAAAAGAGGTGTTGgtggaaaaaggaaagaggtCCAATTTTATGAGTCTTTTACTTATAATGGTGTTGAATATTCCCTGTATGACTGTGTTTATCTTTATAAGGAAGGTGAACCTGAGCCTTATATAGGCAAACTTATAAAGATATGGGAATATCCagataaggaaaagaaaataaaggttctATGGTTCTTCCACCCTAGTGAGATTTTGAAATGGCTTGGAGATGGCGAGACAATCAAGAATGAGTTATTTTTGGCCTCTGGTGAAGGTGTTGGTCTAGCAAATGTTAATCCTCTG GAAGCGATTGCTGGCAAGTGTAATGTTGTTTGTATCTCGAAGGACAGTCGAAATCCACAACCCTCAAATGAAGAACTTCAAATGGCTGACCATGTATTTTACCGTACATTTGATGTTGGAAATTGTACAATATTAGATAAGATCGATGACAAAATTGCTGGGGTTGAag TTGAGTTTATATTTAACCGAAGGGTGTGTCAGAATTCTAATGAGGTTCCAAAAATGGATTCAAATCGGAAAGAAGATATCGGGAGAGTTGTAGCAAGTAGTGAAACACTTCAACTTCCTGAGCAAAACTCATCTGGAGAAGACAAAGATCTAAAGATAGATGGAAATTCTAAGGATGCTTTGGCAAATGAAAATGTTGATGTGAAGGTTTCATTGGTTGAACATAAATCTTCACTTGGAGGAAAGCATGCTTCCGATGCTGATATGGTTTTGGATAACATGACTAATATTAGTGTTGAACGGGAAAATATTGTTGGTGATGGTTCCAAATTGCAGGTTGATTCTGTTAAATATGATGATAAAGTGGGTAAAGTTCTTGTCAATCAAGTTGAAGTTgaggaaaaagtaaaatctacCAGGGATTCTGGTTTATTGGATAGTAGGCCTTCTAAGAGAGCAAAGGTCAGTAGTTCCACTGAACTATCCGAGGATAGGAACAACCGTAGTTTGCAAAAGTCAAATATTGATTCTCatgtgaaagaaatgaaagcttCAGTATCAACTGTCACTACCactaaagataaaacaaaattagatCTTGTTAAGGATTCTCCCTCACTGGAGAAGGAAGCATCCAAGAAACTAAAGTCATATGAGAAGATGACGAAACTTTCCAATGGCAATTTGATTAAAGCATTTGCTAGACGGTCTCCAAGCGTGGACACCAAAATTGAGGGCCAAATAATGGAGGTCACCCGAAGACCTAATGCT GATAGAAGCAGATGGTTTAGGGGACTT CCTTGGGAAGAAAGAATGCAGACTGCCCATCAGCAAGGAACACTTGTCCTACTGCAAAATTTGGATCCAGCATACACCTCAGCAGAAGTGGAG GATATTGTCTGGCATGGCTTTAAGGAATCTTGTACAGCAAGGATGATACAACACACGGCAATTTCTAGCCCACATTCTG GTCAAgcttttgttattttcaaaacaagagATGCAGCAGTGTCGGCTATTAGAAAATTAGAAGAAGGATGCTTACTTCTATCAAATGGGAG GCCTCTTGTTGGCAGCTTTGGAACTCCTTGCTTCCCAGGGAAGCAGTCCACATTTGTTGGTCATCTCTCTATCGATAAGGTTAAAGTCCAAATGCAACGGGAGATG AAGCAAGCTGTATCCACTTCACACTGTTCACAGCCTAACACAATTGAATATGAGATGGCCATGGATTGGTGCTTACAACAAGAAAGATCAGATAGCTGTTGGAAAAAGTTGTATAAG AGACAAGGGGATGAGTTGAGAAAGCTCAAAGCTAGTTTGAAATCCAAATAA